GCGCGGCGACAGGGGCCGCACCGGGGTGAAAGGCGCCCAGCCGGGCCTTGGTCTCGGGCGCCGCGCGCACCAGTGTGGCATGCCCACCGAACATGCCCAGCCGGGCGCGGACGTCCGTGCCCTCCGGCACGCACAGCCAGATCAGACCGCCGCCCCAGTCGAAAACGACCTCCGCCTCGGGAACCCGCGCCGCCAGCGCCGGGCCTTCGGTCGGGCGGGCCGAAATGCGCCAGACATCACCGTCGGGGCCGAAATGCGTGACGTCACGGATGTCGCGCCAGACCTCAGCCGCGTCCTCGACCGTCTCCCATGCGCCGAACTCGGCCAAGAGGCGCCGCATCTCGTCGGCACGGTAGGCGACAGAGGCCTCGAATCCTTCCAGGCGGATCAGGGTGCGCCCTGCATCCGCCGCCACATGCGCGGCCCCCGACACCTCGAAGGGCGAGCCCAGCGCGCGGCTAAGCGCAGCGACAGCGCGCTCTGGCTCCATCCCCTCCACCGCCAGCGTCGCCGAGGCGCGCGGCGCGGGCAGCACCTTCAGCGCGACCTCCGTAAGAACGCCCAAGGTTCCAAAACTGCCCGTCATCAACCGGACCAGATCGTATCCGGTCACGTTCTTCATCACGCGCCCGCCATTCTTCAGAACGCGTCCTGATCCATCGACGAACCGCACACCCAGCATGAAATCACGGCACGCACCCGACGCGATGCGGCGCGGCCCCGACACGTTGCAGGCCACGACCCCGCCGATCGTCGGAACGCCGGTGGTGCCCATCAGGGCGCGATGATCCATTGGCTCGAATGGCAGGCTCTGCCCTTCAGCGGCCAGCGCGGCTTCGATCTCGGCCAGCGGCGTGCCCGCCTTGACCACCAGCGTCAATGCGCCCGGCTCATAAAGCGTGACGCCGCTCAGACCCGCGGTCGACAGCGCCTCGCCCACACCAGTGCCAATGCCGCGCGTGCCGCCGCCAATGATGCGCAACGGACTATTCGCCTGCACGATCGCCTGCGCAAGATCGGCTTCGGTTTCAGGTGTCAGGACTTTCATTGTTCCTCAAATACTCAATCGACCGAAAATGCCGGATTCAATCGCCCGGCTCATTCCGCCGCCATCCGCCGCGCGCCGCTAACGTCCAGCGGGAATACTTTGGCCGGATTCAGCAGCCAGCCGGGATCGAACACATCCTTGACCGCCATCTGGATCTCCAGATCCTCGGGCGCATATTGATAGCTCATCAGATCGCGTTTCTCGATGCCGACGCCATGCTCGCCGGTCAGGCAGCCGCCCGCCTCGACGCATAGTTTCAGGATCTCGGCCCCCAGCGCCTCGCACAAATCCTGTTGGCCGGGCGTGTTGGCATCATAAAGGATGAGCGGGTGCATATTGCCGTCGCCCGCGTGAAAGACGTTGCCGACCATGAGGCCAAATTCCTCGCTCAGCTCGCCGATGCGGCGCAGTACGAAGGGCAGCTGGCTGACCGGGATCGTGCCGTCGAGGCACATGTAATCGCCCATCTGCCCCATCGCCCCGAAGGCCGACTTGCGGCCCAGCCAGATGCGCGCGCTCTCGTCGGTCGAGGCACTCTGGCGCAGCTCGACCGGATCGTGGCGGCGCGCGATCTCCAGAATGATCTCCAGCTGTTCGTCAATCTCGGCGGGGCTGCCCTCGACCTCGACGATCAAAAGTGCCTCGCAATCAGGATAGCCGGCATGGGCATATTCTTCGGTCGCGCGAATGATGGGCCGATCCATGAATTCGATGGCCACGGGCAAGACACCCGCCTTGATGATGTCCGACACGCAAGCGCCCGCGACCTCGTTGCTGTCATAGCCGATCAGCACGGGGCGCGCGCCCTCGGGCTTGCGCAGGATCCGCAAGGTCGCTTCGGTCACGACGCCCAGCTGGCCCTCGCTCCCGCAGATCAGCCCCAGTAGGTCGAGGCCACCCGCATCCAGATGCGCGCCGCCGATCTCGGTCACGGTGCCGTCCATCAGCACCATCGTGACGCCCAGCAGATTGTTCGTGGTGACGCCGT
This portion of the Roseovarius nanhaiticus genome encodes:
- the glcE gene encoding glycolate oxidase subunit GlcE, translated to MTPETEADLAQAIVQANSPLRIIGGGTRGIGTGVGEALSTAGLSGVTLYEPGALTLVVKAGTPLAEIEAALAAEGQSLPFEPMDHRALMGTTGVPTIGGVVACNVSGPRRIASGACRDFMLGVRFVDGSGRVLKNGGRVMKNVTGYDLVRLMTGSFGTLGVLTEVALKVLPAPRASATLAVEGMEPERAVAALSRALGSPFEVSGAAHVAADAGRTLIRLEGFEASVAYRADEMRRLLAEFGAWETVEDAAEVWRDIRDVTHFGPDGDVWRISARPTEGPALAARVPEAEVVFDWGGGLIWLCVPEGTDVRARLGMFGGHATLVRAAPETKARLGAFHPGAAPVAALEAGLRAKFDPRGLFNPGLMAPVQSYGAGAA
- a CDS encoding FAD-linked oxidase C-terminal domain-containing protein, giving the protein MEMPAPNASIVAGKDRIVARLRAVLPQDAVISDPAETRAYECDALAAYRCAPLAAVLPRSTEEVAATLKVCHEMGVPVVPRGAGTSLAGGALPTADCVILGTARLTEVIETDLDSRIIRVGAGRTNLAVTGAVEEHGFFYAPDPSSQLACAISGNIAMNSGGAHCLKYGVTTNNLLGVTMVLMDGTVTEIGGAHLDAGGLDLLGLICGSEGQLGVVTEATLRILRKPEGARPVLIGYDSNEVAGACVSDIIKAGVLPVAIEFMDRPIIRATEEYAHAGYPDCEALLIVEVEGSPAEIDEQLEIILEIARRHDPVELRQSASTDESARIWLGRKSAFGAMGQMGDYMCLDGTIPVSQLPFVLRRIGELSEEFGLMVGNVFHAGDGNMHPLILYDANTPGQQDLCEALGAEILKLCVEAGGCLTGEHGVGIEKRDLMSYQYAPEDLEIQMAVKDVFDPGWLLNPAKVFPLDVSGARRMAAE